Genomic DNA from Hordeum vulgare subsp. vulgare chromosome 2H, MorexV3_pseudomolecules_assembly, whole genome shotgun sequence:
ACCCGAACTCGACGACGCACGCGACCACCATGTCTTGCCCCTCTCGCAGCCGCCACACCGCACCGCAAGAACGAACCCCAGTCGTCGACACGCTCCGCACGCCGCcgctaggatccacatgcagcgcCGCCGCACCGTGCACTAGTCTGGCACCTCCTCATGAACGACCGTCCCGCGCCAGCCATGTCGCGTGAAGGGGAGAGGATcctcgccgccgcccctgccggcCAGGCTTCGCCCGGCGGCGTTGCTGGCGGCGACGAGGATGAAGGAGGAGCGAGGGAGGACCGACGTCGGTGGCTAGGGTTACCCCCTGGTCGCCCACGGGGGCGGTGAGAgggggttgggggggggggggcgacgggaggcggcggctagggttacgggaggaggcggcggctctTCTAGAATGATTTGGAAGCACCGCAACAGCTGTGTGTTCGAGGGCACCCAACCCTCGGCGAACGACCTGGTTGCGAGGATCAAAGAAGAGGCGTCCCTCTGGACCAAGGTGGGAGAGGCTGGCCTCCACGACATCATCCACCAGACCTGGGACGTGCACTAATTCCATGTAATCATCATCTGTACTGTACCTCCTAGGAGGAATGTAACATAAACTCTACCTTTTCAATACAAAGAAACGCATGAATCTCTCTGCGTTTTCTCGAAGAAAAAAAATGATGTCTTCTAGAATGATTTGGCATTCGAGCATGCAAGAGTTCCAACAAAATTATCAACTGTAAGGGTGTAACCTACTGGAAAAATTTAATAGAGGGGTTGATTTTGCAGCCTCCCATGGGCATAGTAACCATATTGTCTTAACATGCCTAAAATTCAGTTTTCATGCGCTGCAAATAATACCAGAGGTTCAAAGTTTACATAGGATAAGCTCGACAGTGACTACTGCATATTTAGGGCCCAGAACATTAATAGCTTGATAGGTGATAACAGAAGCTTAAatctcattaggttcttcagtgcGTGTAGCCGCTCCTTGATTGTCTTCAGTTGATCCATTTCCAGCATTGCGTTGTTGCTCTGACTCATCCGCAGCAGTTTCTAGGCAGTCCGATGTTACAAAAACAGGAAGACCACGCTCCAATCTTTTGTCTGGGATCCAAGTTGTTGTATTGCATTCAAATGGTGTGATATTTCTGTAACTGCGTGAGatcttatattcatcaaaatttcCACTCCAGATCCTACCTAGGTAGGCCAGGCTGTAGTATGGAGACATGTATTTAGCAGTGCTCACCCCAATCTGACAACAGACGGCGATGACATGAGTGCAGGGCTTGTGAAGCAACTGTGGTTTGTTGCATGAACAGGTGGCACTTTCATGTATTGTGGATTCACCAAACTTACTTATGCTTTCCGATTTCAGGTGAACAACCTCTTTCTTCTGCCTCGATTGAACTGTAAAATTCCGAAACTCTTTCCCCTGGAAAACATTTCTGGTTTTGGTGTCTAGACAAATCACGCGATGCATCTTGGATTTCTGCATTTTTGAATTCATGTCACCCTGGACCCGTTCAGGGAAGTTCATTGATGGGTTGCCAATTGCTTCATTTGCTGCAGCACTTGTGTTTTTGAAGTGCTCTACCAAGCGCAGAAATGTCACCTCCACTATCGCACTGAGCGGAAGGCATGTGATCCCTTTCAATACAGGGTCTTTCTTGTATATATCTGATATATCAGCGCCCATGATGCCGTACCTAGCTCCCTTCGTGTCATGCACCAGTGACCATTTCTCCATTGGTTTCGGACGGACCCAGTCAGAAAACTTTGCTATCTTTCCTTCGTTTTCATTGGCATGATCTCCTTCCTCCTTGGAGTCCACTGAATCAGGTCGGTTGGATGGGCTTTGTGCCTCCAGGTCTGCCTCATCATGCTCGACTGACTCTTGCTGCAtttccccagtggtactaccttcTCTGTCTGCCGTATATTTTGTTGTCAACTCATCAAGCTCCTTCCAGATTTTAATAAACTTATTTAGTCGCCTCTGTTGACAAAGTTTCTTGAACATCATCACCAGCTTCTTGTtgccaaaatatgcaaagaagtTTTCGGCAAGGTGTTCCATGCACCACCGGCTTTCTACTTTCTGCCATTGCCGTTGATCGGAACTTAGAAAGTCCTTTATAGCATCGATCAACTCTCTTTTGTAGTCGTGTATAATGCAAACATCCGATGGATGCCTCACTGCTTGCTCCAAATTTCTAAGAAACCACATCCAGCTTTCCTTGGTCTCCGCCTCAACGACAGCAAATGCTACTGGAATGGAGTAACCATTAGCATCTAACGCTACAGCAGTCAACAACACCTCTTGATATTTCCCGCATAGTGGTGTGCCTTTAACGCATAGCACAGGGCGACAATGATTGAAGGCCTGCACGCACTGCCCAAAGGCCCAAAATATACGGTGGAGGACTCGAAAGTTGTTGCATCCTGCAACCTCTGCATCCTTGATGTCTACAAAACCCCAAGGGGTTTTACATGTTATATCCTTAAGTAACCTCGGGGCAAAGTTGTGTGAATCATAAAATGTACCAAACTCCCGTTCCAGAgccgtctgtcttgccctccacgcCTCAGGGGGGCTCATCTGCTCGCCATAGTGTTTAGCGAGATAAGCCATAATTTGCTTAGGTGTCATTGACAGGTCTTCCACGAGACGGAGGAAGCGGAAGTAAGAAGTTGTCAGGGATTTCGTCCCAGGGAACACAACTGTCGGCAGTTGAGAATAATGATCATGTGTGGCTTTGAGCAAAACAGCATAGTGCTTAATCTCAGAGGATTCCACATACAACATGAACTTTTGCATCACATTTCGCCTTCTCTTAAATTTATTGGCAAAGGCACTCCAGCACTTGTCAGTTAGAAAGTGACGGGTCTCCCAGGGGCGGTAGTCCATATACCATTCTGGTTCGCGCTCATCGCACATGTCAGGTGTGAGTTGTTTGAGGAACCCCTTAATGGCGAGGTCTTGGGTTTCTGGATGGAGCCGGAACAGCTTGAAGATCCAGAGCTGCAGATCCACCAATGACATCGACTGCGGCTGCAGCGGTAGTTGGCCAACTACGTGTGCACAATCTTTCCCTCCCTGAGGAAGATATGAACAATCAACCAAATCATCGCCTTTCACGCAACCGAACTTTTCTGTTCGTCCGTAGTATACAGAGATCTGGATAGGTTCTTGAGCCTACACCAAACAATGCCACGACAGAGATGCAACAGCTTCAGACGAATCAAACAAGCCAGCAAGATTGCGGTGGCAGGTCATCGACTTATTGGGACAGAAGTACAGTACAGTACAGTGCGATACAGTACAAACCTGTTGCTTCCGAGGCTTCCTCGCAGTGGCTGCCGGGGCCTTCCGCTTCCTCGCGCCGGCGGCGGCACCCTGCGAGCTCAGAACACACAAACTTCAACCAAAGGGGCGGCGGGGAATGGATCGAGTGGTACGCCGAGGCGGAGTGCGGCGAGGAGATGGTACCGGGTTGGAGGCGGAGCCGTCGGCGCCGATAGGGGGGGCGGAAGAGTCGGAGGCGTAGggttccgccgccgcctccatggACGGCTTCGTCCGAGCAGGGCTACCGTCGGGAGTATCGGCGGTGGTTTCGAGCTTTCCCTCCAACCTTTTTTTTTTCCCACAACGGAAGAGCTTTCCCTCCATTTGTCCACCCTTCCCTCCATTTTCtcatttttctcattttctgGTGGAGAGCCTAGTTCAAGATGGGCCGCTGGCTCTAGGCTTATTTTTGCTTGGGCTCTGCATTTCCTCAAGGCCCCCGTGCAGCACGCCGACGTTTTGCTGTTGTGTTATCCATCTGCGATACTAGGCCAATTGTGGGTCTATTGGCCAGGTACCGGGGCCTCACTGTAGCAATGGCAAGCTGTAACCCTAGCGGCGACTAGGGTTTAGGGTTCCCTACTCCGGCGGATCACCACCGCCGTTGAGGTTTTGGATACTTCCCTCGCACGGATCCTTCCTGCGAGACTCCCTCCCTGGTAATGGCATCATCGTCGGGTGCCCCCCGTCAGGGGAGTAGCAAGGGGAAAGCGTTGGCTGATCTGGAGGCAGCCATGAGGAATATGAAGCTTAAAGAGGCGGAGCTGGATGCGGTGATGGTGGATGAAGAAGAAATCTCGAGGTTCACCGAGGAAACACGATGGCTCGCGGTGGCCAAAGTGCATACGACCAAACCCTTCAGCGCTGAGTCTTTCAAAACCACGATGAAATTCGTGTGGCGTCTGGCTTATGATCCGGGGATACGAGAGGCGGATGATAATCTCTTCATTATCGAGATGTTCTGTGTTGGGGATTGGAACAGGGTGATGCACCAAGGACCCTGGATCTTTAGGGGTTTAATGGTGGTGATAGAGGAATATGATGGCAAGGGCAAACCGCATAAGGTTGATCTGAATCGGGTGCAGGTGTGGGCACAAATACATGATACTCCTGAATTGTATCGGAGGGAAGGGATATTAGACCAACTTGCTCGGCGTATTGGACAGGTGAAGAGCGTGGAGATGAACCCTAACTGATTCTTTGAAGAGAATTATGTAAGGGCTCGGGTCAAGATCAAAATAGATGAACCCCTTGTTCGCTTTACTCCGCTGAAGAtcaggggggaggaagccctcttACTACCGGTGAAGTATGAGAAAGTTGGCTTTTTCTGCGAGGTTTGTGGTGTCATGGGACATGTTCTGGAGGAGTGTGGCGATGGTGTCCACGGTCCTGATGAGATACAATATGGCCAGTGGATGGTAGCTACCAGACGGCCAGTAGTGGCAAATCTTTTCTCCCAGCGCAGCTCAAACCCCCCACCTACCCGGGGGCGTCGCGGTAGAGGAAGAGGAACACAGGGGCAGGCTACCTCCAACAGTCGAACAGAGAACGCAGCAAAAAACGATCTTCGCAGGAGGCAGGGATGAGTGAGGATGAGAACGTCGAGGACACGGCTGAGAGCCCAATGAAACCAGTGCAGATGGAGCAGGATGAGGATACATTACAGCCGGAATCTTCTGCAAAAAAGAAGCTAGACATGTCTGAGGCTACTACAGCCGGGACGAAGGATCAAAGGGATCACCAGTCCACGACCAGTACGGGGGACGCACACGACCTCCAGGAGCATACTCCACCACCTCCGCAGGTGTATGTGGCACCAAGGGATAGAAAGAAGTATAAGGCAGGATCACCACCACATACAATAACAAAAAAGATGAGCAATTTGGCGGGCTCCGGCGAGGAGCGCCGCCGGGCTCAATGAGTCTTCTCTGTTGGAACTGTCGAGGGGCTGGTAGACCCGAGACAGTTCGTGAGCTTCGCAATCTTGTGAGGCAATATACTCCAATGGTGGCATACATTGTGGAAACTCAACTCCCAGGAAGAAGAGTAGAAAGCTTGTCAAGTCCATTAGGGTTTGATCTTTCTTTTGCTGTTAGTAGTTCTGGTCAGAGTGGAGGTTTAGGATCTTTTGGAATGATTCAATAAAGCTTGATATTATGGGTTACTCGGAATATCACATTGATGCTCTCATCACCATGTCGGGGATGGAACAATGGAGAATGACGGTGGTCTATGGGGAAGCAAGGGTAGAGCAAAGGAGTATAACCTGGGATCTTCTTCGATCTTTAGCTTCGGCATCGGATCGCCCATGGTTGTGTTGGGGGAACTTCAACGAGGTCCCGCGCTTGGACGAGTACGAAGTATCAAGCCACCGTAGCTTGACACAGGTCAACGATTTTCGTGATGCCGTTGATGTGTGCGGCTTTTCTGATCTAGGATTCACTGGGCCGAAGTGGACCTTCGAAAGAAGGGTTGCAGGAGGAACCTATACCTGTGTACGCTTAGACAGAGCTCTAACTACAGCGGAGTGGATGTCTATATTCCCGAATGCAAGATTAGTACACAAGGTGGCAGCCACATCTGATCACAGCCCTATCTTGCTTGAAACTGAGAGCACACTGAGCAACTTTGTGAAACGTAACTTTAAGTACGAGATGATGTGGGAATCGTATGATGGCTTCCAGGAGGAGGTGCAACAACATTGGCAAGGCCCTAGAGTGGTCTCAGCAACAGATTTAAAGGGAAGGATAGACGCGCTGTCATAGGGGCTCGGGCGCTGGGATACAAATACTTTCGGCAACGTTCGGAAGGAGATCAAACGCTTGAATGGAGATCTAGCAAACCTACGGGCAGATCAAACACGTACCCAACCTTCTAGAGTCGAAATTAAAATCAGAGATAGACTGTCCGAGCTCTATTTCAGAGAAGAGGTGATGTGGCGTCAAAGGTCTCGGATATCATGGCTAAAAGAGGGCGACAGAAATACAAAGTTCTTTCATCTCCGGGCATGCAAACGTCGACGCAAAAACAGAATCCAGTCTCTGGTACGTGATGATGGTACTATAGTTGATAATGCTGCTGAGCTAGAGCATATGACCACCGAGTTCTACAAACACCTTTACACATCCGAAGGCACATCAAATATGGAGGACGTACTTAACAGGGTTCCACGCAAAGTTACCTCGGAGATGAATAATCTGCTTACATCGGAGTTTACTCAAGAAGAGGTGAAGGAAGCTTTATTTCAAATGGCACCCACCAAAGCGTCGGGGCCTGATGGATTCCCAGCCCATTTTTTCCAACGCCATTGGGATGTTTGTGGCACGGACATCACTGCAGTAATCTTAAAAATTCTGAGGGGAGAAGATGATGTGGCCACCCTGAACGAAACTATTCTGGTGTTGATACCAAAGGTAACAAGCCCCACACTCCTCACCCAATTGCGTCCTATCAGTCTCTGTAATGTCCTTTACAAAATAGCATCAAAGGCCCTAGAAAATAGGCTGAAATCCATCCTCCCTGAGATCATTTCCGAAGAACAATCAGCCTTTGTTGGAGGAAGAATCATTACAGACAACATAATATCTGCTTATGAATGTCTGCACTTTATGAAGCGAAGCAAATCAAAGAGGAATGGGTTTTGTGCCTTGAAACTAGACATGATGAAAGCATATGACCGGTTGGAATGGAGATATCTGAGTGCTATGATGATCAAACTGGGTTTTGCACCAGCTTGGGTTGATCTTATCATGCGGATGGTGGGCTCAGTTACTTTCTCGGTCTTATTTAACGGGAAGAAACTGGAACAATTCAATCCTACGAGAGGAATACGACAGGGAGATCCACTATCACCCTATCTCTTTTTGTTGGCAGCAGAGGGCCTTTCGTGCCTCCTAAAAAACCACAATGAATCATCGCCTATTCACGGAATTAAAGTGGCACCAACGGCTCCACCGGTAAGCCACTTACTATTTGCTGATGATAGCCTGTTGTTCTTCAAATCGAGTTGTCAGGGAGCTACTATGGTATCTTCTTTGTTGGAAACCTATTGTACCGCTTCGGGACATAGGATTAACCAATCTaagtcctccattttcttcagtaaaGGGCGGTCAGACGCAGAAAAAGAGAGTATCAAAAACATTCTTAATGTGCACAACGAGAGTCTGAATGACAAATATTTGGGCATGCCCACAGATGTTGGCAGCAGCAAGAATGGGGCGTTTAAATATCTGAAAGATAGGGTTTGGGATAAAGTGAAAGGATGGATGGAGAAGATATTATCCTCAGGAGGGAAAGAAGTTCTTATAAAGTCCATTGCGCAAGCAGTCCCGGTCTTCTCTATGGCATGCTTTAAATTGCCCCGTGGGTTGTGCCTCCACATCAACTCCCTCATAAGGAAATTCTGGTGGGGTAGTAAGAACGGTGAAAGGAAAACCAGCTGGGTGTCATGGGAGGTGATGACACGTCCTAAGTATGAAGGTGGTTTGGGCTTTAAAGATATCGAACTTTTTAACCTAGCCTTACTGGCTCGACAAGCCTGGCGTTTGCTCAAGGCTCCGGAATCCTTAAGTGGCAGGATCCTAAAGGCAAGATACTATCCCTCTACTTGCTTCCTGGATTCTCAGCTCAGGAGTAACCCTTCACAAATATGGCGAGCAATCATCGAGGGGAAGGAGATTCTAAGGCTAGGACTGATCAAACGGATCGGGGATGGCTCAACCACAGACATATGGAACCACAACTGGCTTCCGAAAGTTGCTTCCATGCGCCCTATTGTATGTCTCATGGCCCAACGTCCCGCCATGGTTGCCGAGCTCATTGATCACACATCAGCAAGGTGGAACAAGGAGTTGGTCACCTCAACCTTTCTACCGATTGATGCAGAAGTAATTCTCAACATCCCTCTTAGCACCCGACACTATGAAGATTACTGGTCATGGTCACAGGAGAAGAAAGGGGTGTTTACTGTCAGGTCTTGTTATCGCATGCTCATCTCCACTAAGCTCCGACGAGAAGCTTGGCTAGCAGGAAATGGCGGCCCGGCGGATGTCACCACAGAGAGGAAATGCTGGAATGAGCTGTGGCGGATCCAGGTCCCTTCCAAAATCAAGATTTTCTTATGGAGATTGGCCCATACTTCTCTGCCCACAACAGATGTTCGACACCACCGCAATATGGCACCTAACCGGGCATGCCCGGTGTGCGGGGCAGAGGACTCCTGGATCCACTCTCTGCTTACATGCACCATGGCGCGCTGTGCCTGGGTACTGCATAATCCAGAGTTCGTAGAGCACATGTTGGCGACTGCGGAACCCGACGCAAAATCTTGGCTATTCTCCATGCGCTCATCAGTGTCTGAGACTGAGATGACCAAGATCACGGTAACACTCTGGGCAATCTGGTACGCCCGTCGTAAGTTAATTCATGAAGGAGAACACCAAAGCCCAGGTGCTACACTAGCCTTTGTCAACCGCTATTTAACAGATTTGGAATTGAACAAGCCATCATCAAGATCAGTCCCTACACCAGTGCACTCCAATACTCGGCCATGGATCAAGCCCCCTGCGGGTTGGACAAAGATCAATGTCGACGGCGCAGTCTGTAAAGCTCCTACCGTAGGAGCGATTAGTGCAGTTTGCAGGGATGAGCAGGGAGCCTATCTGGGCTCATCAGTAGTTGTCTTCCATGGTTTAACGGATCCTCTCATTCTGGAAACCCTTGCATGCTGCGAAGCTCAAGCTTTGGTCCGAGACTTACTTTTGCAGAAGATTGTTGTGGCTTCTGACTGCCTGAATGCTATCCAAGATATGAACGATGGATCTGAAGGAGTAACCGGCCCTATCATCAAGGAAATATTGGATGGCAATAGTGACTTTCAACACGTTTTATTTACCCATGAAGGAAGATTATCCAACATGGAAGCTCACCATTTAGCTAGACATGCTTTGCATTTAGGGGAGGGACGCCATGTGTGGCTACTCGAACCCTTTGATACTACTATTATTCCTGTAATTCGTATTAGTGATCAATAAAGCAGTTTTCTACCCCTAAAAAAAATCCATCTTATCCAAAAAAATGATGTTGCGTTATCCGGGAAAACAAGACCGAGGTTGTGTTCTAAAATTCTCCCAACTCTGTGTGCGACCGGGTAGATGAGGAAGGGTCATCGTCGAATCGTTTTCCCGGGCGGTGGCAAAAACTTGTAAATAGATTCTATTAATTCAGGAAGCCTGACTTTCCCTGCTTCTCGAAAATGCACTATGACCCGCAAACCAAcccgtggttggatggttaggaggacTGTGGTATCCCCTGCCCACCAGAGTTCAAGTCCCAGACTTGACGTTGGTGCTTGCATTTTCCTCGATTTATTCCAGGTATTCCGGCGAAGTGCtttcagtgggaggagacgttcCCGTCGACAACGAAGGCGTCAGTGgcgacttcgtcaatctcaagatgatgtgtCGGCTTAGTCTCTCGAAAGTGCTCATAGGGGTAGTGTGTGCGTTCATAGGGGTGAGTGTACACTCGTGTATGTGAGCGACTTCGATTGTACTCTGCTCAAAAAAATGCACTATGACCCAAGATAGCTCCTTGAATTCAGCTTCGTGGAGCTAATGCGTCCGGTAATGTTTTTTACTTTGGAGTTTGTGACGTTGTGTGTTGGAGAAGTTCAGAACAGGCCGAGTTAGTTTTTTTTTAAGAATGACCCGCTTTATTCATATCATAATATTTTGAAGGATACAAAGGTTAGGAGGACTATCAAACCATAGACGACGGCCTAAAATCTAGGATAGTGGCCGTCCTTGCTAAGTTATGTGCCTCACTATTACTAACACGATGCTCGTGAACAAACTCGCAGCATAGAAAGCTCGACTTCCTCTCTTGTATATCATTTAAGATCATGCAATATTCTCCTCGGTGCACTTGGCTCTTCAGGTCATTTATGACTCTTAGACAGTCGGATGCTATACACACTTTGGTAATCACCATATCTTCTGCCAAGGCTATTGCTTCTCTGCATGCATGGGCCTCGAGAGTTGCAGGTTCAGTCACTCCGTGGAAGACCATCGCAGAAGCCACAATAAAATCTCGCTGTGCGCTGCGACATATCACACCCACATCACCAATATTTGAGGACTTCGTCACAGCcccattgttagggcatatttatgcctaagtaattttgatgattgatgacagtaccttagtggactaatcgtgtgcattgagcatttcagataatacatgacaaaggcacaagacgattcggcaccctccgtggaatagaagcacaacgtcttctacgattctctttggtggttttgagtcataggaacgccctaCTATTAAGAAGGGATCCGTATTGGGAAGGTtttggtggaatcaatcttgcatgcacacactttttctccatctcctttcccttgcaactatggagcttttcccctctctggtatttctcttcttgcaaaaatgtcctctggcggtagtaccatggacctggcggtagtaccgctggagctggcggtagtaccgctggcccagtggtagtaccgtccctggtcagcggtagtaccgctccaggactttagtaccgtcatccttgcggttgtactatgtcagactttttgcgaagactttcttggcggtggttggcccggtagtatctttgcgctaccatgggctcagcggtagtaccgctgcagccagcggtagtaccgctggagggtcagcggtagtaccgctgcagacagcggtagtaccgctgcagggtcagcggtagtaccactgggctcgtgctgtgagtgaggaaaacggttggattctttcccccactatataaagggttcttcttgctcaagaaccctaccttttaccctcccaagctccattgttgctccctaagctcaaaagtgcccgatctctctccctagccaatcaaacttgttgatttcctagggattggttgagaaggcctagatctatacttccaccaagagaaatttgattccccccactaatcccttgcggatcttgttactcttgggtgtttgagcaccctagacggttgaggtcatctcggagcaaCATTCCATTGGGGTGAAGCTccctggtcttgttgggagcctccaagctttgtgtggagttagccccaaccttgtttgtaaaggttcggtcgtcgccttgaagagcacccatagtggaatcacgacaccttgcattgtgtgagggtgtgaggagaatacagtggccctagtggcttattggggagcattgtgcctccacaccgctccaacggagacgtacttcctgtcaaagggaaggaacttcggtaacacatcctcctcttcattggttccacttgtggttatctctaatctttacattgtgtatgttattgttgtagactatttcttagttgccttagcgattatagttggtagcatcatataggttgatcacctagttgtcattttagagaacctttatgttgctaaccctaacttgttaagaatagttaaaaagtggtagttgcctattcacccccccctctagtcaaccatatcgatcctttcaattggtattagagccacgtctttttattaagggtttcaccacccgaagagtatggaggatgatgagggaggagcccatgggcaacccgaggccatggccttgacttcggtcacaagggacgacttgaatgtggCTATGGGCAACctcaggacgtccttgacgaacgaagtcaagaccatgcttaaagagttaattgtgggaattaaaagttctcctgaaccggcgttggtggttaaacccaccaacacggattcggaggccaattcctctagggaagcggctaaaggtatgcgacattcttcccctctcgaaaataatgggactgaaacctatgcctcagttccacctcccatggtctatggaggaccggttcctacactgcgtattaatcatgttggtcctcctcctaagcttgttaagggtgattttgctaaatgggtgttttctattaagtctcatttgaatcacagctgaacaaatttatggagaatcatcgagcaaggctactatcctcatgacccaagcaacctcactccaagagaagaagcgaacaatcaatataatcactccgcattgtttattctccagtccgcagtgcctcctgaagattttcctcacttgcgccccttcactctagctaaggactgttgggagcacattatggtgatgtacaagggaagctcaagcattcaacggtccaactatgaagtggtgcttgatgaggccgatgattttgtgatgaaggaagatgaggaccctcgtgatctctatcgaagagtgactgctattgttgttgctctcaaggatcatgggagcaaggatgtggatgacacatggatcaaccgcaagtttctcaaggccatcatgccattcaacaaagccatgtcatccgtcattcgccaacgaccagatttccactccttgtcttccagtgaggtgttggatgaattcattgcaatgtcaatcatgaacaagaccgctgataatgcacttgctcgcgttcggtcaaagacagcttcacccaacctttctttaaaggcaaaggctgcttctgaagaagaagaagaggatgaggaagaggagagctgccctgaagacactaagtatgcttatcacgagcacatggctcttgcatcaaggcaattctggggcaacaagaggaactcaaggcccaacttctccaagaataactcaagtgggttcaagtccaagcaacgtgtgaggacatgctacaactgcggcaatgtgagtcacttcgtggcagaatgtccctatgagaagagggaagacaacgggggcaagctcattcgcaaagacaaagccaagtcat
This window encodes:
- the LOC123429575 gene encoding uncharacterized protein LOC123429575, with translation MEGKLFRCGKKKRLEGKLETTADTPDGSPARTKPSMEAAAEPYASDSSAPPIGADGSASNPGAAAGARKRKAPAATARKPRKQQAQEPIQISVYYGRTEKFGCVKGDDLVDCSYLPQGGKDCAHVVGQLPLQPQSMSLVDLQLWIFKLFRLHPETQDLAIKGFLKQLTPDMCDEREPEWYMDYRPWETRHFLTDKCWSAFANKFKRRRNVMQKFMLYVESSEIKHYAVLLKATHDHYSQLPTVVFPGTKSLTTSYFRFLRLVEDLSMTPKQIMAYLAKHYGEQMSPPEAWRARQTALEREFGTFYDSHNFAPRLLKDITCKTPWGFVDIKDAEVAGCNNFRVLHRIFWAFGQCVQAFNHCRPVLCVKGTPLCGKYQEVLLTAVALDANGYSIPVAFAVVEAETKESWMWFLRNLEQAVRHPSDVCIIHDYKRELIDAIKDFLSSDQRQWQKVESRWCMEHLAENFFAYFGNKKLVMMFKKLCQQRRLNKFIKIWKELDELTTKYTADREGSTTGEMQQESVEHDEADLEAQSPSNRPDSVDSKEEGDHANENEGKIAKFSDWVRPKPMEKWSLVHDTKGARYGIMGADISDIYKKDPVLKGITCLPLSAIVEVTFLRLVEHFKNTSAAANEAIGNPSMNFPERVQGDMNSKMQKSKMHRVICLDTKTRNVFQGKEFRNFTVQSRQKKEVVHLKSESISKFGESTIHESATCSCNKPQLLHKPCTHVIAVCCQIGVSTAKYMSPYYSLAYLGRIWSGNFDEYKISRSYRNITPFECNTTTWIPDKRLERGLPVFVTSDCLETAADESEQQRNAGNGSTEDNQGAATRTEEPNEI